A window of the Planctomycetota bacterium genome harbors these coding sequences:
- a CDS encoding CrcB family protein has translation MNALATALALAAAGALGTLARAGLTEFVGRLLGTRFPWGTLAVNVVGAAAFGAIVGLSRGRLALPPGVETVLLVGLLGGFTTFSSYAFQTVELIENGRLDAALAYALASNALGVVAVWIGLRLAR, from the coding sequence ATGAATGCTCTGGCGACCGCGCTTGCCCTGGCCGCGGCCGGCGCCCTCGGCACGCTCGCCCGCGCCGGGCTGACGGAATTCGTCGGGCGCCTCCTCGGCACGCGCTTTCCGTGGGGCACGCTGGCGGTCAACGTCGTCGGAGCGGCGGCGTTCGGCGCCATCGTCGGTCTGTCGCGCGGGCGGCTCGCGCTGCCGCCGGGAGTGGAGACCGTGCTGCTGGTCGGGCTGCTCGGCGGGTTCACGACCTTCTCGAGCTACGCCTTCCAGACGGTGGAGCTGATCGAGAACGGCCGCCTGGACGCGGCTCTCGCCTACGCCCTGGCGTCCAACGCGCTGGGTGTGGTGGCCGTGTGGATCGGCCTGCGGCTGGCGCGGTGA